GAGAGGTCACAACCCTAACTCGTTGGGCTGCAGAAAGGATGGTGCCCTAGTGAGCGTCGCCAGCGTGACCAGGCCCAGGTGTGGTCGGCGGGGTGTTGGCGGGTGAGGACGAAGGCGATGAGCAGGCGGCGGATCTCCGGTAGCGTGAGGGCGATCATGCCTTCGTCAGGTTCGGAGAGTCCCCCTTTGCGGCAATGGTTTTCGATGCGGCCAGCCAGGCCAGGGCGAGCATCGAAAGGGTGATGTGGGCGTACCAGGCCCGCCAGGCGCGGACCTGGTAGTGATCGAGCCCTGCCTCGCCCTTGGCCTGCTGGAACGCTTCTTCCACGTGCCAGCGCGACCCCGCGGTCCAGGCCAGATCCACCAGGCGGGCGTTGGCCGGGCCGTAGCAGAGGTAGTAGGCGATCTCGGTGGGTTCGGCGATGCTGCGCCGGGCCAGCAGCCAGTGCCCGCGTCCGGTCTTCCACCTGCCGTCGATCTGGCGGCGTGCCCAGTCGTATTCGCGGGGTCCGTGCGCGCCGGCACCGACCGAGAGCCGCTGCCAGGTGCGGTCGGCGAACTCTGTGACCAGTTCGTCGGCGCGCGCGATCCGGTCGGCGCGGGTGTGCACCTGCTGGTCGCAGCGGGTGGCCAGCACGTAGAACACGTCGTGGTCTTCGCACCAGTCCCGCAGGTAACCGGCTTGTCCGTAGGCTTCGTCGGCGGTGAACCACCGAAACGGCACCCGCGCGGCCACCGCACGTTCGAGCATGGCGATCATCTGCCGCGGCTTGGTCGCGAACTCGACCTCGTCGGGGATCCCGGCGGCGCGGCAGCGGTCCCGATCGCTGGTCCACGACTGGGGAACATAGAGTTCCCGGTCGATCAGGGCGTGCCCGTGCCGGGACGCATACGCCAGGAACACCCCGATCTGGCAGTTCTCGGTACGACCGGCCGTACCGGAGTACTGGCGTTGCACGCCAGCGGATTTCACGCCCTTCTTCAGGAAACCCGTCTCGTCACCGGCCAGCACGGCCTCGGGGTCACCCAGGTGCTCGATCACGTAGTCACGCACATCGTCACGGACCGCGTCGACGTCCCAATCCGCCGCTCGTAGCAGCCGCTGCATCCCCTGCGGGCCCGTCTCACCGGCCCGCTCGGCCAGCGTCCACCCGTTCTTGCGCTCCAGCCCCGCCAACAATCCCGACACGTACTCCCGCGCCCGGACCCGCGGCTCCGACCGCGCGAACCGGACCCCGATCCGCGTCATCAACGAATCCAACTCGGCCACAACACGATCCAACACCACACAACAGATCTACCAGCACCAACTCACATAGGTGTCGTTGCAGTACTACCGCGACCCCGGGATCGAAAACCGAGCCGAGCGGTTCGGCATCCGGAACCCCTGCCGCGGTGACGGGTGGCACCGGTGTGGCAGGGAACAGGTAG
This sequence is a window from Nocardia yunnanensis. Protein-coding genes within it:
- a CDS encoding IS701 family transposase, with protein sequence MGVRFARSEPRVRAREYVSGLLAGLERKNGWTLAERAGETGPQGMQRLLRAADWDVDAVRDDVRDYVIEHLGDPEAVLAGDETGFLKKGVKSAGVQRQYSGTAGRTENCQIGVFLAYASRHGHALIDRELYVPQSWTSDRDRCRAAGIPDEVEFATKPRQMIAMLERAVAARVPFRWFTADEAYGQAGYLRDWCEDHDVFYVLATRCDQQVHTRADRIARADELVTEFADRTWQRLSVGAGAHGPREYDWARRQIDGRWKTGRGHWLLARRSIAEPTEIAYYLCYGPANARLVDLAWTAGSRWHVEEAFQQAKGEAGLDHYQVRAWRAWYAHITLSMLALAWLAASKTIAAKGDSPNLTKA